Proteins from one Thermus islandicus DSM 21543 genomic window:
- the pyrE gene encoding orotate phosphoribosyltransferase, with protein MDVLELYRRTGALLKGHFLLRSGLHSPVFLQSAALLQHPLYAEAVGEALGKLFEEERLEFVLGPAMGGVVLSFVVARALGARALFAEKDGRGGMTLRKGLLVNPGDRFLAVEDVVTTGESVRKAIRAAEARGAVLVGVGALVDRSGGGAAFGVPFRALARLEAPQYPPEACPLCRAGIPLEEV; from the coding sequence ATGGACGTTTTGGAGCTCTACCGGAGGACAGGGGCCCTTCTTAAGGGCCACTTCCTCCTGAGGTCGGGCCTCCACTCTCCCGTCTTTCTCCAGTCGGCGGCCCTTTTGCAGCACCCCCTTTACGCCGAAGCCGTGGGGGAGGCCTTGGGCAAGCTCTTTGAGGAGGAACGACTGGAATTTGTCCTCGGCCCGGCCATGGGGGGCGTGGTCCTTTCCTTTGTGGTGGCGAGGGCCCTTGGGGCCAGGGCCCTCTTCGCCGAGAAGGACGGCCGAGGGGGCATGACCCTCCGCAAGGGGCTCCTGGTCAACCCCGGAGACCGCTTCCTGGCCGTGGAGGACGTGGTGACCACGGGAGAAAGCGTCCGCAAGGCCATCCGGGCCGCGGAGGCGCGGGGTGCAGTGCTGGTGGGGGTGGGGGCCTTGGTGGACCGGAGCGGGGGAGGGGCGGCCTTTGGCGTGCCCTTCCGGGCCCTGGCGCGCCTCGAGGCCCCCCAGTACCCTCCCGAGGCCTGCCCCCTTTGCCGGGCCGGGATCCCCCTGGAGGAGGTCTAG